The DNA segment AACCGCCGTCGAGTGCGCCAGCACGGTGTGATACGCCACGGTGGCGGCACGTCTGAAATCCACCACGTTGGGGTAATGGAAGTCATACAGATAACCGCCTTCCACCGGCACAATCGGCTCGTTAAAGGTGAACCAGTGCTTAACGCGGTTGCCGAACAATTCGAAACACGTCTGTGCGTAGCGGCCAAAGGCTTCCACGACGTCACGGTTTTCCCAGCCGCCTTTCTCCTGCATCACCATCGGCATGTCGAAGTGAAACAGTGTGATAAACGGCGTGATGCCCTGCTCCAGCAGTTTGTCGATAACGTTGTTATAGAACGCCACTGCATCAGGATTCACCTCGCCCGTGCCATCAGGAATCAGGCGCGACCAGCTTAACGAGGTGCGGAAGCTGTTATGTTTCAACTGCTTCAGCAGCGCGATGTCCTGTTTCCAGTGCTGATAAAAGGTTGAGGTGTTCGCCGGGCCAACCCCCTGATGGAAACGACCTGGCTGGCGGTCGAACCACACATCCCATGTGGTCTGGCTTTTGCCGCCGTTCAGGCTATCCCCTTCGGTTTGCAGCGCTGAGCAAGCACTGCCCCACCAGAAGTTTTCAGGAAAACGGTATCTCATTGTTCTGACTCCTTGATTCATTATGAGTTGCTACGGGCAGCGTTCGCCACGGAGACGGCATCCTGGGCTTTTTGCTCTTCTGTTTTCATCAGGGAGCGTTCGTATGCGCGCAGGAACGGGAGGTAAATCAACGCTGACATCACCATACAGATCAGGCACATCACCACCGGACTAAAGGCCCAGTTTGCCGCCCACGAGGCGCCAATTGGTGCGGGCGTGGTCCACGGCGTCAGTGACACCACCTGATCCAGCCAGCCCAGGCGGGTCGCGGCGTAAGCCAGTACGGCGTTGATCATGGGCACGAAAACGAACGGGATAAACAGCATCGGGTTCATGATGATCGGCGCACCGAACAGAATAGGCTCATTAATGTTGAAGAAGCTAGGAACGATGCCCATTTTGCCGATCGTCCGCAGATGGGTAACGCGACTACGCAGCAGCAGGAAAGCCAGTGGTAAAGTCGAGCCCACGCCGCCAATCAGCAGGTAGTGATCCCAGAAACCTTGTAGATAAACGTGCGGCAGTGCGACACCCGCCGCGAGAGCGGCCTGGTTTGCCGACAGGTTTGCCATCCAGAATGGGTTCATAATGCCCGTGACGATCAGCGAGCCGTGAATACCAGCAAACCAGAAAATCTGGCACATCAGGACCGAAAGCAGAATCGCCGGCAGGGAGTCAGATGCTGAAACCAGCGGTGCCAGCAGGTGCATAATCGCCTGCGGAATAATCATTCCGGTCTGCGCTTCAATAAACAGATTCAGCGGATGTAGCGTCGCAATGACCACCAGAACCGGGATGAGGATCTCAAATGAGCGGGCGACGCCGGTCGGAACCTCTTTCGGCAGACGAATAGTGATGTTGTGCTGCTTTAGCCAGGCATAAACGCGGGTGGAATAAATCGCGGTGATCAGCGCGGTAAAGATCCCCTGACCGGAAAGGTACTGTGTGGAGATTTTCCCGTCGGCGTACGGTGCGGCGACCAGTAAAAAGGCCATAAACGCCAGCAGACCGGACATAATCGGATCGAGATTAAACTGACGGCCCAGACTGGCGCCAATGCCCACGGAGATGAAGAACGTCATAACGCCCATGCTGAGGTTAAACGGCAGCATCAACTGTTCACGGTATGTGGCGGAAAAATCGAGCCAGCCACGGGCAAAACTGTTGGTGGTTTCGGCAGAGAACGGCGGGAAAATAAACACCAGCATGAACGAGCCGATGATCATAAACGGCAGCGCCGCAGTAAAACCATCACGAATCGCAATCACGTATTTCTGCTGGCCCAGTTTACCGGCAAGAGGCGTGATGGATTGTTCTATGACAGCAACCATTGACTGATATAACGAACTCATAATGACACCTTTCTAATGTGCCGCTTCAATCAGCGACAGAGCAAAATCCAGCACCTTGTCACCGCGTTGCATTCCGTAATCCTGCATATCAATGGCCTTTACGGGGATGTTTTGGGTGGCAGCCTTCTCTGAGAGCGT comes from the Citrobacter amalonaticus genome and includes:
- a CDS encoding PTS sugar transporter subunit IIC — protein: MSSLYQSMVAVIEQSITPLAGKLGQQKYVIAIRDGFTAALPFMIIGSFMLVFIFPPFSAETTNSFARGWLDFSATYREQLMLPFNLSMGVMTFFISVGIGASLGRQFNLDPIMSGLLAFMAFLLVAAPYADGKISTQYLSGQGIFTALITAIYSTRVYAWLKQHNITIRLPKEVPTGVARSFEILIPVLVVIATLHPLNLFIEAQTGMIIPQAIMHLLAPLVSASDSLPAILLSVLMCQIFWFAGIHGSLIVTGIMNPFWMANLSANQAALAAGVALPHVYLQGFWDHYLLIGGVGSTLPLAFLLLRSRVTHLRTIGKMGIVPSFFNINEPILFGAPIIMNPMLFIPFVFVPMINAVLAYAATRLGWLDQVVSLTPWTTPAPIGASWAANWAFSPVVMCLICMVMSALIYLPFLRAYERSLMKTEEQKAQDAVSVANAARSNS